Proteins encoded together in one Mus caroli chromosome 4, CAROLI_EIJ_v1.1, whole genome shotgun sequence window:
- the Dvl1 gene encoding segment polarity protein dishevelled homolog DVL-1 isoform X6 — MAETKIIYHMDEEETPYLVKLPVAPERVTLADFKNVLSNRPVHAYKFFFKSMDQDFGVVKEEIFDDNAKLPCFNGRVVSWLVLAEGAHSDAGSQGTDSHTDLPPPLERTGGIGDSRPPSFHPNVASSRDGMDNETGTESMVSHRRERARRRNRDEAARTNGHPRGDRRRDLGLPPDSASTVLSSELESSSFIDSDEEDNTSRLSSSTEQSTSSRLIRKHKCRRRKQRLRQTDRASSFSSITDSTMSLNIITVTLNMERHHFLGISIVGQSNDRGDGGIYIGSIMKGGAVAADGRIEPGDMLLQVNDVNFENMSNDDAVRVLREIVSQTGPISLTVAKCWDPTPRSYFTIPRADPVRPIDPAAWLSHTAALTGALPRYGTSPCSSAITRTSSSSLTSSVPGAPRSRCEPGLREVCSAELEEAPLTVKSDMSAIVRVMQLPDSGLEIRDRMWLKITIANAVIGADVVDWLYTHVEGFKERREARKYASSMLKHGFLRHTVNKITFSEQCYYVFGDLCSNLASLNLNSGSSGASDQDTLAPLPHPSVPWPLGQGYPYQYPGPPPCFPPAYQDPGFSYGSGSAGSQQSEALD, encoded by the exons ATGGCGGAGACTAAAATCATCTACCACATGGACGAGGAGGAGACGCCGTACCTGGTCAAGCTGCCCGTAGCTCCCGAGCGCGTCACGCTGGCAGACTTCAAGAACGTGCTCAGCAACCGGCCGGTGCACGCCTACAAATTCTTCTTCAAGTCTATGGACCAGGACTTCGG GGTGGTGAAGGAGGAGATCTTCGATGACAATGCCAAGTTGCCCTGCTTCAATGGCCGGGTGGTTTCCTGG CTGGTCCTGGCTGAGGGCGCTCACTCGGATGCAGGGTCCCAGGGCACTGACAGCCACACGgacctgcccccaccccttgaGAGGACAGGCGGCATTGGGGACTCCAGGCCCCCCTCCTTCCA TCCTAATGTTGCCAGTAGCCGGGACGGAATGGACAATGAGACAGGCACAGAGTCTATGGTCAGTCACCGGCGGGAGCGAGCCAGACGTCGAAACCGCGATGAGG CTGCCCGGACCAATGGGCACCCGAGAGGGGATCGGCGGCGGGACCTGGGGCTACCTCCAGACAGTGCATCCACTGTACTGAGCAGTGAGCTTGAATCTAGCAGCTTTATTGACTCAGATGAGGAGGACAATACAAGCCG gctgaGCAGCTCCACAGAGCAGAGCACCTCCTCTCGGCTAATTCGTAAGCACAAATGCCGGCGTCGGAAGCAGCGCTTGAGGCAGACAGACCGG GCATCCTCCTTCAGCAGCATCACAGACTCCACCATGTCCCTGAACATCATCACCGTCACTCTCAACATGG AGAGGCACCACTTCCTGGGCATCAGCATCGTGGGCCAGAGCAACGACCGGGGTGATGGCGGCATCTACATTGGATCCATCATGAAGGGCGGGGCCGTGGCTGCTGATGGCCGCATTGAGCCGGGCGACATGTTGCTGCAG GTGAATGATGTCAACTTTGAGAACATGAGCAATGATGATGCTGTACGGGTGCTTCGGGAGATCGTATCCCAGACAGG GCCCATCAGTCTCACAGTGGCCAAGTGCTGGGACCCAACCCCTCGGAGCTACTTCACCATCCCAAGGG CTGACCCAGTGCGACCCATCGACCCGGCTGCCTGGCTGTCCCACACAGCAGCACTGACGGGTGCTCTGCCCCGCTATGGTACGAGTCCCTGCTCCAGCGCCATCACACGCACCAGCTCTTCCTCACTAACCAGCTCAGTGCCTGGCGCCCCAC GTTCACGCTGTGAGCCTGGGCTCAGAGAAGTGTGCTCTGCAGAGCTTGAGGAGGCACCGCTGACTGTGAAGAGTGACATGAGTGCCATTGTCCGCGTCATGCAGTTGCCAGACTCAGGACTGGAGATCCGGGACCGCATGTGGCTTAAGATCACCATTGCTAATGCTGTCATTG GGGCGGATGTGGTGGACTGGCTGTACACACACGTGGAGGGCTTCAAGGAGCGAAGGGAGGCAAGGAAGTATGCCAGCAGTATGCTGAAGCATGGTTTCCTGAGGCACACCGTGAACAAGATCACCTTCTCTGAGCAATGCTACTATGTCTTTGGTGACCTGTGCAGTA ACCTCGCATCCCTGAACCTCAACAGTGGCTCCAGTGGAGCCTCAGATCAGGACACACTGGCCCCACTGCCCCACCCATCAGTACCCTGGCCCTTGGGTCAAGGCTACCCCTACCAGTACCCAGgacccccaccctgcttcccacctGCTTACCAGGACCCTGGCTTCAGCTATGGCAGTGGCAGTGCTGGGAGCCAGCAGAGTGAAG CCTTAGACTGA
- the Dvl1 gene encoding segment polarity protein dishevelled homolog DVL-1 isoform X5: MAETKIIYHMDEEETPYLVKLPVAPERVTLADFKNVLSNRPVHAYKFFFKSMDQDFGVVKEEIFDDNAKLPCFNGRVVSWLVLAEGAHSDAGSQGTDSHTDLPPPLERTGGIGDSRPPSFHPNVASSRDGMDNETGTESMVSHRRERARRRNRDEAARTNGHPRGDRRRDLGLPPDSASTVLSSELESSSFIDSDEEDNTSRLSSSTEQSTSSRLIRKHKCRRRKQRLRQTDRASSFSSITDSTMSLNIITVTLNMERHHFLGISIVGQSNDRGDGGIYIGSIMKGGAVAADGRIEPGDMLLQVNDVNFENMSNDDAVRVLREIVSQTGPISLTVAKCWDPTPRSYFTIPRADPVRPIDPAAWLSHTAALTGALPRYELEEAPLTVKSDMSAIVRVMQLPDSGLEIRDRMWLKITIANAVIGADVVDWLYTHVEGFKERREARKYASSMLKHGFLRHTVNKITFSEQCYYVFGDLCSNLASLNLNSGSSGASDQDTLAPLPHPSVPWPLGQGYPYQYPGPPPCFPPAYQDPGFSYGSGSAGSQQSEGSKSSGSTRSSHRTPGREERRATGTGGSGSESDHTVPSGSGSTGWWERPVSQLSRGSSPRSQASAVAPGLPPLHPLTKAYAVVGGPPGGPPVRELAAVPPELTGSRQSFQKAMGNPCEFFVDIM; this comes from the exons ATGGCGGAGACTAAAATCATCTACCACATGGACGAGGAGGAGACGCCGTACCTGGTCAAGCTGCCCGTAGCTCCCGAGCGCGTCACGCTGGCAGACTTCAAGAACGTGCTCAGCAACCGGCCGGTGCACGCCTACAAATTCTTCTTCAAGTCTATGGACCAGGACTTCGG GGTGGTGAAGGAGGAGATCTTCGATGACAATGCCAAGTTGCCCTGCTTCAATGGCCGGGTGGTTTCCTGG CTGGTCCTGGCTGAGGGCGCTCACTCGGATGCAGGGTCCCAGGGCACTGACAGCCACACGgacctgcccccaccccttgaGAGGACAGGCGGCATTGGGGACTCCAGGCCCCCCTCCTTCCA TCCTAATGTTGCCAGTAGCCGGGACGGAATGGACAATGAGACAGGCACAGAGTCTATGGTCAGTCACCGGCGGGAGCGAGCCAGACGTCGAAACCGCGATGAGG CTGCCCGGACCAATGGGCACCCGAGAGGGGATCGGCGGCGGGACCTGGGGCTACCTCCAGACAGTGCATCCACTGTACTGAGCAGTGAGCTTGAATCTAGCAGCTTTATTGACTCAGATGAGGAGGACAATACAAGCCG gctgaGCAGCTCCACAGAGCAGAGCACCTCCTCTCGGCTAATTCGTAAGCACAAATGCCGGCGTCGGAAGCAGCGCTTGAGGCAGACAGACCGG GCATCCTCCTTCAGCAGCATCACAGACTCCACCATGTCCCTGAACATCATCACCGTCACTCTCAACATGG AGAGGCACCACTTCCTGGGCATCAGCATCGTGGGCCAGAGCAACGACCGGGGTGATGGCGGCATCTACATTGGATCCATCATGAAGGGCGGGGCCGTGGCTGCTGATGGCCGCATTGAGCCGGGCGACATGTTGCTGCAG GTGAATGATGTCAACTTTGAGAACATGAGCAATGATGATGCTGTACGGGTGCTTCGGGAGATCGTATCCCAGACAGG GCCCATCAGTCTCACAGTGGCCAAGTGCTGGGACCCAACCCCTCGGAGCTACTTCACCATCCCAAGGG CTGACCCAGTGCGACCCATCGACCCGGCTGCCTGGCTGTCCCACACAGCAGCACTGACGGGTGCTCTGCCCCGCTATG AGCTTGAGGAGGCACCGCTGACTGTGAAGAGTGACATGAGTGCCATTGTCCGCGTCATGCAGTTGCCAGACTCAGGACTGGAGATCCGGGACCGCATGTGGCTTAAGATCACCATTGCTAATGCTGTCATTG GGGCGGATGTGGTGGACTGGCTGTACACACACGTGGAGGGCTTCAAGGAGCGAAGGGAGGCAAGGAAGTATGCCAGCAGTATGCTGAAGCATGGTTTCCTGAGGCACACCGTGAACAAGATCACCTTCTCTGAGCAATGCTACTATGTCTTTGGTGACCTGTGCAGTA ACCTCGCATCCCTGAACCTCAACAGTGGCTCCAGTGGAGCCTCAGATCAGGACACACTGGCCCCACTGCCCCACCCATCAGTACCCTGGCCCTTGGGTCAAGGCTACCCCTACCAGTACCCAGgacccccaccctgcttcccacctGCTTACCAGGACCCTGGCTTCAGCTATGGCAGTGGCAGTGCTGGGAGCCAGCAGAGTGAAG gGAGCAAGAGCAGTGGGTCCACAAGGAGCAGCCATCGGACCCCAGGCCGAGAGGAGCGCCGGGCAACTGGAACTGGGGGTAGTGGCAGTGAATCAGACCACACAGTACCAAGTGGGTCTGGTAGCACCGGCTGGTGGGAGCGGCCTGTCAGCCAGCTTAGCCGTGGCAGTAGTCCTCGAAGTCAGGCTTCAGCTGTTGCCCCAGGGCTCCCTCCACTGCACCCCCTTACAAAGGCCTATGCAGTAGTGGGTGGGCCACCTGGAGGGCCACCTGTCCGGGAGCTGGCTGCTGTTCCTCCAGAACTTACAGGTAGCCGCCAATCCTTCCAAAAGGCCATGGGAAACCCCTGTGAGTTCTTTGTGGACATCATGTGA